Proteins encoded by one window of Micromonospora coxensis:
- a CDS encoding TetR/AcrR family transcriptional regulator — protein sequence MRKDLKRRAILDAALAEFLEHGFRGAGMDRVAERAGASKVTVYAHFADKRALFEAVFASAVADAERAGSALVDALAESDDLPRDLRAFAREHIATVTRPHLVQLRRMLIGEAGRFPDLARGWHRAAPERGHATLAAVITRLAERGLLRAPDPLLAAQHLNYLILSIPLNEAMFAVRDTFPPTELDRWADEAVRVFLAAYGA from the coding sequence ATGCGGAAGGACCTCAAGCGGCGGGCGATCCTCGACGCCGCGCTCGCGGAGTTCCTGGAGCACGGATTCCGCGGCGCCGGGATGGACCGCGTCGCCGAGCGAGCCGGCGCGTCCAAGGTCACCGTGTACGCGCACTTCGCCGACAAGCGTGCCCTGTTCGAGGCGGTCTTCGCGTCCGCCGTCGCCGACGCCGAGCGGGCCGGATCGGCGCTGGTCGACGCGCTGGCCGAATCCGACGACCTGCCCCGCGACCTGCGCGCCTTCGCCCGGGAACACATCGCCACGGTGACCCGTCCGCACCTCGTCCAGTTGCGCCGGATGCTCATCGGCGAGGCCGGCCGCTTTCCCGACCTGGCCCGCGGCTGGCACCGGGCCGCCCCGGAGCGCGGCCACGCCACTCTCGCGGCCGTCATCACGCGACTGGCGGAGCGGGGGCTGCTGCGCGCGCCCGACCCGCTGCTCGCCGCGCAGCACCTCAACTACCTGATCCTGTCGATTCCGCTCAACGAGGCGATGTTCGCCGTCCGCGACACGTTCCCGCCGACGGAGCTGGACCGCTGGGCCGACGAGGCCGTGCGGGTCTTCCTCGCCGCGTACGGCGCGTAG
- the fabI gene encoding enoyl-ACP reductase FabI, with amino-acid sequence MSGLLAGKRLLVTGVITDASIAFSVAKLAQENGAQVVLTGYGRLSLVERIAKRLPEPAPVIELDVTNPEHLAGLADKVREHVDGLDGVVHSIGFAPQSCLGGGFLDAPWEDVATALQVSTYSYKSLAMAALPLMSAGGAVVGLTFDATKAWPVYDWMGVAKAGLESASRYLALHLGKQGIRSNLVAAGPLRTIAAKSIPGFEQFEDAWTERAPLGWSLTDQEPAARACLALLSDWFPATTGEIVHVDGGYHAIGA; translated from the coding sequence ATGTCAGGACTGCTCGCCGGTAAGCGGCTGCTGGTCACCGGTGTCATCACCGACGCCTCGATCGCCTTCTCGGTGGCGAAGCTCGCCCAGGAGAACGGCGCGCAGGTCGTGCTCACCGGCTACGGCCGGCTGTCGCTGGTCGAGCGGATCGCCAAGCGGCTGCCCGAGCCGGCCCCGGTGATCGAGTTGGACGTGACGAACCCGGAGCACCTGGCCGGCCTCGCCGACAAGGTGCGCGAGCACGTCGACGGCCTCGACGGGGTGGTGCACTCGATCGGCTTCGCCCCGCAGAGCTGCCTCGGCGGCGGTTTCCTCGACGCCCCCTGGGAGGACGTGGCGACCGCGTTGCAGGTCTCCACGTACTCGTACAAGTCGCTGGCGATGGCGGCGCTGCCGCTGATGTCCGCCGGTGGCGCCGTGGTCGGGCTCACCTTCGACGCCACCAAGGCGTGGCCGGTCTACGACTGGATGGGCGTGGCCAAGGCCGGACTGGAGTCCGCCTCCCGCTACCTCGCGCTGCACCTGGGCAAGCAGGGCATCCGCAGCAACCTGGTGGCGGCCGGCCCGCTGCGCACCATCGCCGCCAAGTCCATCCCCGGCTTCGAGCAGTTCGAGGACGCCTGGACCGAGCGGGCCCCGCTCGGCTGGAGCCTGACGGACCAGGAGCCGGCGGCCCGGGCCTGTCTGGCGCTGCTGTCGGACTGGTTCCCGGCCACCACCGGCGAGATCGTCCACGTCGACGGCGGCTACCACGCGATCGGCGCCTGA
- a CDS encoding serine hydrolase domain-containing protein, whose translation MTLLPETVRQLDTLVARAQSTGRAPSLGLGVVRDGTLVHLAAAGEHPRPDADLQYRLGSISKTMTATLVLQERDAGRLRLDDPVEQHLPGTPVGALTLRQLLGHVGGLQREPDGQWWERVEGVDLATLLGGLSPDKIAYPPLRGYHYSNLAYGLLGGVLERLTGTPWAQLLRERILTPLGMRRTSYHATEPYARGYVVHPWHDTLREEPRTDTGAMAPAGQLWSTVADLGRWAAFLADPDPEVLAPQTLTEMCAPVVISDLDSWTGGHGLGLELYREGERVYVGHGGSMPGYVAALAVHRPTRTAVVGFANAYGMRSGHIGGLARQLLTLVLDAEPAPVTPWRPALAPPAAELTELTGRWWWMGIEFEVRVDAAGELWAGPPGEPTLRFTPEGPDRWRGRSGGQDGEILTVVRDPAGRAVALDIATFVLTRTPEQEP comes from the coding sequence GTGACCCTGCTGCCCGAGACCGTCCGCCAGCTCGACACGCTCGTCGCCCGGGCCCAGTCCACCGGCCGGGCCCCGTCGCTGGGGCTCGGGGTGGTGCGCGACGGGACGCTGGTCCACCTCGCCGCCGCCGGCGAGCACCCCCGCCCCGACGCCGATCTCCAGTACCGCCTCGGGTCGATCAGCAAGACCATGACCGCGACCCTGGTCCTGCAGGAGCGCGACGCCGGCCGGCTGCGCCTCGACGACCCGGTGGAGCAGCACCTGCCCGGCACGCCGGTCGGCGCGCTCACCCTGCGTCAGCTGCTCGGGCACGTCGGCGGCCTGCAACGCGAGCCGGACGGGCAGTGGTGGGAGCGGGTCGAGGGCGTCGACCTGGCCACCCTCCTCGGCGGGCTCAGCCCCGACAAGATCGCGTACCCGCCGCTGCGCGGCTACCACTACTCCAACCTGGCGTACGGGCTGCTCGGCGGGGTGCTGGAACGGCTCACCGGCACGCCCTGGGCGCAGCTGCTGCGCGAACGCATCCTGACGCCGCTGGGCATGCGCCGCACCAGCTACCACGCCACCGAGCCGTACGCCCGGGGCTACGTGGTCCACCCGTGGCACGACACGCTGCGGGAGGAGCCGCGCACCGACACCGGGGCGATGGCGCCGGCCGGGCAGCTCTGGTCCACCGTCGCCGACCTCGGGCGCTGGGCGGCGTTCCTGGCCGACCCCGACCCGGAAGTGCTCGCGCCGCAGACGCTGACGGAGATGTGCGCGCCGGTGGTGATCAGCGACCTCGACTCGTGGACCGGCGGGCACGGCCTCGGGCTGGAGCTCTACCGGGAGGGCGAGCGGGTGTACGTCGGCCACGGCGGCTCGATGCCCGGCTACGTCGCCGCCCTGGCGGTGCACCGCCCCACCCGGACCGCGGTGGTGGGCTTCGCCAACGCGTACGGGATGCGCTCCGGGCACATCGGTGGGCTCGCCCGGCAGCTGCTCACCCTGGTGCTGGACGCCGAGCCCGCCCCGGTGACGCCGTGGCGGCCGGCACTCGCCCCGCCCGCCGCCGAGCTGACCGAACTGACCGGCCGCTGGTGGTGGATGGGCATCGAGTTCGAGGTCCGGGTCGACGCCGCCGGCGAACTGTGGGCCGGCCCGCCCGGCGAGCCGACGCTGCGCTTCACCCCGGAGGGCCCGGACCGGTGGCGGGGTCGCTCCGGCGGCCAGGACGGCGAGATCCTCACCGTCGTACGCGACCCGGCGGGGCGGGCGGTCGCCCTCGACATCGCCACCTTCGTCCTCACCCGGACCCCGGAGCAGGAGCCCTGA
- a CDS encoding transglycosylase domain-containing protein, with protein sequence MSWLTIAVRGGLLLVGVAILERMPRPRTPLSRLFTVLLAGLLAGLVLAVAALPGNLLAGFATKAALGAYDDLPAALRTPATPQRSYLYANDGKTLLTTFYDVNRSDVPLAEIAPVMRQAIVAAEDRRFYSHGGADLRGIARALVANVTGGDTQGGSTLTMQYVRNVLKSDPNRTAEERQAATEQTVGRKLQEIRYATELENQLGKDEILNRYLNIAYFGSGAYGVAAASQRYFGKPPADLTLGEAALLAGLVQSPDEYSPIDGDAEAALVRRGYVLDAMRDTGVITQEQADRARAEKLTLRPTAQPNGCVATRTADTGFFCDYLRRWWLEQPAFGETPQEREQALRRGGYTVVTSLDPDVQATAVKEARRVYADDEARALPIAAVEPGTGRILAMAVNRQYGVADGQTVNPLISGGGSIEGYQAGSTFKLFTMLAALESGRTLSTGFDAPSRLPTRYAAEGEGSCDGRWCPANANPERMDGYRMMWDAFGRSVNTYFVWLAEQVGQDKVVEMAQRLGITFRAESDASFAANDAADWGAFTLGVAATTPLDLANAYATVAAEGTYCTPTPVESVTAPDGTRVAVGGPDCERVLSQDVARAATDAARCPVGQQSAFGQCNGGTASGVDRIVGRPVAGKTGSSEKNATETFVGFTPQVAVAGIAANPDDPSDAVGGPVQSQVIAAVARTIRTAVDGEPVRDFTAPSRALVGDMRRPEPPRPSPAPTEPSPEPSIPPDLLRWLQNRRG encoded by the coding sequence GTGAGTTGGCTGACAATTGCGGTCCGGGGTGGCCTGCTGCTCGTCGGCGTGGCAATCCTGGAGCGCATGCCCCGACCCCGGACGCCGCTGTCGCGGCTCTTCACCGTGCTGCTCGCCGGCCTGCTGGCCGGCCTCGTCCTCGCGGTCGCCGCGCTGCCGGGCAACCTGCTCGCCGGGTTCGCCACCAAGGCGGCGCTCGGGGCGTACGACGACCTGCCGGCGGCGCTGCGCACCCCGGCCACCCCGCAGCGCTCCTACCTCTACGCCAACGACGGCAAAACGCTGCTCACCACGTTCTACGACGTCAACCGCAGCGACGTGCCGCTGGCCGAGATCGCCCCGGTGATGCGGCAGGCGATCGTCGCCGCCGAGGACCGGCGCTTCTACTCGCACGGCGGGGCGGACCTGCGCGGCATCGCCCGCGCGCTGGTCGCCAACGTCACCGGCGGTGACACCCAGGGCGGCTCGACGCTGACCATGCAGTACGTGCGCAACGTGCTCAAGAGCGACCCCAACCGCACCGCCGAGGAGCGGCAGGCGGCCACCGAGCAGACCGTCGGGCGCAAGCTCCAGGAGATCCGGTACGCCACCGAGCTGGAGAACCAGCTCGGCAAGGACGAGATCCTCAACCGGTACCTCAACATCGCGTACTTCGGTTCCGGGGCGTACGGCGTCGCAGCGGCCTCCCAGCGCTACTTCGGCAAGCCGCCGGCCGACCTGACCCTCGGCGAGGCGGCCCTGCTCGCCGGCCTGGTCCAGTCGCCGGACGAGTACAGCCCGATCGACGGCGACGCCGAGGCGGCCCTGGTCCGGCGCGGGTACGTGCTCGACGCGATGCGCGACACCGGGGTGATCACCCAGGAGCAGGCCGACCGGGCCCGGGCCGAGAAGCTGACCCTGCGTCCCACCGCCCAGCCCAACGGCTGCGTGGCCACCCGTACCGCCGACACCGGCTTCTTCTGCGACTACCTGCGCCGCTGGTGGCTGGAGCAGCCCGCCTTCGGCGAGACCCCGCAGGAGCGGGAGCAGGCCCTGCGCCGCGGCGGCTACACCGTGGTCACCTCCCTCGACCCGGACGTGCAGGCCACCGCCGTCAAGGAGGCCCGTCGGGTGTACGCCGACGACGAGGCCCGTGCCCTGCCCATCGCCGCCGTCGAGCCGGGCACCGGCCGGATCCTCGCCATGGCGGTCAACCGGCAGTACGGCGTGGCCGACGGCCAGACCGTCAACCCGCTGATCTCCGGCGGCGGCAGCATCGAGGGCTACCAGGCCGGATCCACGTTCAAGCTCTTCACCATGCTCGCCGCGCTGGAGTCGGGGCGTACCCTCTCGACCGGTTTCGACGCGCCCAGCCGGCTGCCGACCCGCTACGCCGCCGAGGGCGAGGGCAGCTGCGACGGCCGGTGGTGCCCGGCCAACGCCAACCCGGAGCGGATGGACGGCTACCGGATGATGTGGGACGCCTTCGGCCGCTCGGTGAACACCTACTTCGTCTGGCTGGCCGAGCAGGTCGGCCAGGACAAGGTGGTGGAGATGGCGCAGCGCCTCGGCATCACCTTCCGGGCCGAGTCCGACGCGAGCTTCGCCGCGAACGACGCGGCCGACTGGGGCGCGTTCACCCTCGGCGTGGCCGCCACCACCCCGCTGGACCTGGCCAACGCGTACGCCACCGTGGCCGCCGAGGGGACGTACTGCACCCCGACGCCGGTGGAGTCGGTGACCGCGCCGGACGGCACCCGGGTGGCGGTCGGCGGCCCGGACTGCGAGCGGGTGCTCAGCCAGGACGTGGCCCGGGCCGCCACCGACGCGGCGCGCTGCCCGGTCGGCCAGCAGTCCGCGTTCGGGCAGTGCAACGGCGGCACCGCCTCCGGGGTGGACCGCATCGTCGGCCGCCCGGTGGCCGGCAAGACCGGTAGCTCGGAGAAGAACGCCACCGAGACGTTCGTCGGGTTCACCCCGCAGGTCGCCGTCGCCGGCATCGCCGCCAACCCGGACGACCCGAGCGACGCGGTCGGCGGGCCGGTGCAGTCGCAGGTGATCGCGGCGGTCGCCCGGACCATCCGGACGGCGGTCGACGGCGAGCCGGTGCGCGACTTCACCGCGCCGAGCCGGGCCCTGGTCGGTGACATGCGCCGGCCCGAGCCGCCCCGCCCGTCGCCCGCGCCCACCGAGCCCTCGCCGGAGCCGAGCATCCCGCCGGACCTGCTGCGCTGGCTGCAGAACCGCCGCGGCTGA
- a CDS encoding NfeD family protein, whose product MDAVVWIVLGVLLGVAEIFTTTLFLMMFAAGAFAAAGAAALGAPVPVQAVVFAVVSALSVLLARPVIKRHARGTLETGEQPFGVEALEGTTALVLERVDTDHGLVKIDGELWTARAYDATQSFEPGERVQVIKVRGATALVWQDDISSPGELPEAKR is encoded by the coding sequence GTGGACGCCGTGGTGTGGATCGTGCTGGGAGTGCTGCTGGGTGTCGCCGAGATCTTCACGACGACCCTCTTCCTGATGATGTTCGCGGCCGGCGCGTTCGCGGCCGCGGGCGCCGCCGCCCTGGGTGCTCCGGTCCCGGTGCAGGCGGTGGTCTTCGCCGTGGTGTCGGCGCTGTCGGTGCTGCTGGCGCGGCCGGTGATCAAGCGGCACGCGCGCGGCACACTGGAGACCGGTGAGCAGCCGTTCGGGGTGGAGGCGCTGGAGGGTACCACCGCCCTGGTGCTGGAGCGGGTGGACACGGACCACGGTCTGGTCAAGATCGACGGCGAGTTGTGGACGGCGCGGGCGTACGACGCGACGCAGTCCTTCGAACCCGGTGAGCGGGTGCAGGTGATCAAGGTGCGGGGCGCCACCGCCCTGGTGTGGCAGGACGACATTTCCTCCCCCGGTGAGCTGCCGGAAGCGAAAAGGTGA
- a CDS encoding SPFH domain-containing protein produces the protein MEFAAVLLIAVAVIVVVTLIKAVRIVPQQRQDVVERLGKYKRTLNPGLNLLVPFIDAVRTKVDMREQVVSFPPQPVITSDNLVVSIDTVLYYKVVDSVRATYEIANFIQAIEQLTVTTLRNVIGSLDLERALTSREEINRHLSGVLDETTGRWGIKVTRVEIKAIEPPPSIRDSMEKQMRAERDRRAAILNAEGHKQSQILTAEGEKQAAVLRADGDRQARILQAEGQAKAIRTVFDAIHQANPSQKVLAYQYLQALPQIANGSANKVWIVPAELTKALEGMGGALGGLSRMVGDEPTPEASDTASEVEREAAEAARAAATAAQQIHDEVRVAEAQATGGKTPQGLPAPEPVSPASLLNDPADQRERG, from the coding sequence ATGGAATTTGCAGCGGTCCTGTTGATCGCCGTGGCGGTGATCGTCGTGGTGACCCTGATCAAGGCGGTGCGGATCGTGCCGCAGCAGCGGCAGGACGTCGTCGAGCGCCTCGGCAAGTACAAGCGGACGTTGAACCCGGGCCTGAACCTGCTGGTCCCGTTCATCGACGCGGTGCGGACCAAGGTCGACATGCGCGAGCAGGTGGTCAGCTTCCCGCCGCAGCCGGTGATCACCTCGGACAACCTGGTCGTCTCCATCGACACGGTCCTCTACTACAAGGTGGTCGACTCGGTGCGGGCGACCTACGAGATCGCCAACTTCATCCAGGCGATCGAGCAGCTCACCGTCACCACCCTGCGCAACGTGATCGGTTCGCTGGACCTGGAGCGGGCGCTGACCAGCCGCGAGGAGATCAACCGGCACCTGTCCGGGGTGCTGGACGAGACCACCGGCCGGTGGGGCATCAAGGTGACCCGGGTGGAGATCAAGGCGATCGAGCCGCCGCCGAGCATCCGCGACTCGATGGAGAAGCAGATGCGCGCCGAGCGGGACCGGCGCGCGGCCATCCTCAACGCCGAGGGGCACAAGCAGTCGCAGATCCTCACCGCCGAGGGTGAGAAGCAGGCGGCGGTGCTGCGCGCCGACGGTGACCGGCAGGCCCGGATCCTGCAGGCCGAAGGCCAGGCCAAGGCCATCCGGACCGTGTTCGACGCCATCCACCAGGCCAACCCGAGCCAGAAGGTGCTCGCCTACCAGTACCTCCAGGCGCTGCCGCAGATCGCCAACGGCTCGGCCAACAAGGTCTGGATCGTCCCGGCCGAGCTGACCAAGGCCCTGGAGGGCATGGGTGGCGCGCTGGGCGGGCTGAGCCGGATGGTCGGCGACGAGCCGACGCCGGAGGCGTCCGACACCGCGAGCGAGGTCGAGCGCGAGGCCGCGGAGGCGGCGCGGGCAGCGGCCACCGCCGCCCAGCAGATCCACGACGAGGTACGCGTCGCCGAGGCGCAGGCCACCGGCGGGAAGACCCCGCAGGGGCTGCCCGCCCCGGAGCCCGTCTCCCCGGCGAGCCTGCTGAACGACCCGGCCGACCAGCGCGAACGGGGCTGA
- a CDS encoding DUF3097 domain-containing protein: MAGRYDGDVLAGDWRRRKVTPEVDAEPDLVVEDADSGFCGAVVGFESGAVVLEDRHGRRRNFPLLPAAFLLDGRPVTLRRPTRAAVPAARRRTASGSIAVDDVRAQVAKASRIWVEGVHDAALVERIWGDDLRIEGVVVEPLDGIDALDAEVRAFAPGPGRRLGVLVDHLVPGSKESRIVARVTSPHVLVTGHPYVDVWQAVKPRALGIAAWPVVPPGRPWKEGVCAALGVAEPADMWRHILSRVDSFADVETPLINAMERLIDFVTEPA, encoded by the coding sequence ATGGCGGGGCGATACGACGGGGACGTGCTGGCGGGCGACTGGCGGCGACGGAAGGTCACCCCCGAGGTGGACGCCGAACCCGACCTCGTGGTCGAGGACGCCGACTCCGGTTTCTGCGGCGCGGTGGTCGGTTTCGAGTCCGGCGCGGTGGTGCTGGAGGACCGGCACGGCCGACGGCGCAACTTCCCGCTGCTGCCCGCCGCGTTCCTGCTCGACGGCCGGCCGGTGACGCTGCGCCGGCCGACGCGCGCGGCGGTGCCGGCGGCCCGCAGGCGCACCGCGTCCGGCTCGATCGCCGTCGACGACGTCCGGGCGCAGGTGGCCAAGGCCAGCCGGATCTGGGTGGAGGGCGTGCACGACGCCGCCCTGGTCGAGCGGATCTGGGGCGACGACCTGCGCATCGAGGGCGTGGTGGTGGAGCCGTTGGACGGCATCGACGCGCTCGACGCCGAGGTGCGCGCCTTCGCCCCCGGCCCGGGGCGGCGCCTCGGCGTGCTCGTCGACCACCTCGTGCCCGGCTCCAAGGAGAGCCGGATCGTCGCGCGGGTCACCTCCCCGCACGTGCTGGTCACCGGCCACCCGTACGTGGACGTCTGGCAGGCGGTGAAGCCGAGGGCGCTCGGCATCGCGGCGTGGCCGGTGGTGCCGCCGGGACGGCCGTGGAAGGAGGGCGTCTGCGCCGCGCTCGGGGTGGCCGAGCCGGCCGACATGTGGCGGCACATCCTGTCCCGGGTGGACAGTTTCGCCGACGTGGAGACCCCGCTGATCAACGCGATGGAGCGCCTCATCGACTTCGTCACCGAGCCGGCCTGA
- a CDS encoding GNAT family N-acetyltransferase, with amino-acid sequence MEYRLVDRLPTVEEFVEVTRAVGWTDAYDPTAIPASLAASLHAVVAVEGDRVIGLGRLIGDGAIYYYLQDLAVRPERQRRGVGAAIVRRLEEWVAGRASSRTFVGLFAAGDSVSLYRSFGYAVHDDMTGMFRVGPWRG; translated from the coding sequence ATGGAGTACCGCCTGGTCGACCGGCTGCCCACCGTCGAGGAGTTCGTCGAGGTCACCCGTGCCGTCGGCTGGACCGACGCGTACGACCCGACGGCGATCCCCGCCTCGCTGGCCGCGTCCCTGCACGCGGTGGTGGCCGTCGAGGGCGACCGGGTGATCGGGTTGGGCCGGCTGATCGGCGACGGGGCGATCTACTACTACCTCCAGGACCTGGCGGTGCGGCCCGAGCGGCAGCGCCGGGGCGTGGGCGCGGCCATCGTGCGCCGGCTGGAGGAGTGGGTCGCCGGGCGGGCGTCGTCGCGCACCTTCGTCGGGCTGTTCGCCGCCGGCGACTCGGTGAGCCTCTACCGCAGCTTCGGCTACGCCGTGCACGACGACATGACCGGCATGTTCCGCGTCGGCCCCTGGCGGGGGTGA
- a CDS encoding ferrochelatase, with the protein MAYDALVLVSFGGPERPEDVMPFLQNVTRGRGVPPERLAEVAEHYLHFGGVSPINQQCRDLLAAIREDFAAHGVDLPVYWGNRNWDPMLADTVTQMRDDGVKRALAFVTSAYGGYSSCRQYQEDIAAARAAVGPDAPVIEKLRQFWDHPGFIEPHADAVRAALAQLDPAKRDTTRIVFTAHSVPTSAAATAGPTGGRYTAQMAEVARLVHAAAAPELPYDLVWQSRSGPPQVPWLEPDVNDHLTALAGQGVTGVVVSPIGFVSDHLEVVWDLDTEALETAKQLGLDFARAGTPGTDPRFVAMVRELVAERTTPGGERLRRRLGELPMWDTCPTPCCVPAARRP; encoded by the coding sequence ATGGCGTACGACGCGTTGGTGCTGGTCTCCTTCGGCGGCCCGGAGCGGCCCGAGGACGTGATGCCCTTCCTGCAGAACGTGACCCGGGGCCGGGGCGTCCCGCCCGAGCGGCTAGCCGAGGTCGCCGAGCACTACCTGCACTTCGGCGGGGTCTCCCCGATCAACCAGCAGTGCCGGGACCTGCTCGCCGCGATCCGGGAGGACTTCGCCGCGCACGGCGTCGACCTGCCGGTCTACTGGGGCAACCGGAACTGGGACCCGATGCTCGCCGACACCGTCACGCAGATGCGCGACGACGGGGTGAAGCGGGCCCTGGCCTTCGTCACCAGCGCGTACGGCGGCTACTCGTCCTGCCGGCAGTACCAGGAGGACATCGCCGCCGCCCGGGCGGCGGTCGGCCCGGACGCCCCGGTGATCGAGAAGCTGCGCCAGTTCTGGGACCACCCCGGCTTCATCGAGCCGCACGCCGACGCGGTGAGGGCCGCCCTCGCCCAGCTCGACCCGGCGAAGCGGGACACCACCCGGATCGTCTTCACCGCCCACTCCGTGCCGACCTCGGCGGCGGCCACCGCCGGCCCCACCGGCGGGCGCTACACCGCCCAGATGGCGGAGGTGGCCCGGCTGGTGCACGCCGCCGCCGCGCCCGAGCTGCCGTACGACCTGGTGTGGCAGAGCCGCTCCGGGCCGCCGCAGGTGCCGTGGCTGGAGCCGGACGTCAACGACCACCTGACCGCGCTCGCCGGGCAGGGCGTGACCGGCGTGGTGGTCTCCCCGATCGGGTTCGTCTCCGACCACCTGGAGGTGGTCTGGGACCTGGACACCGAGGCGCTGGAGACGGCCAAGCAGCTCGGCCTGGACTTCGCCCGGGCCGGCACCCCCGGCACCGACCCGCGCTTCGTGGCGATGGTCCGGGAGCTGGTGGCCGAGCGCACCACCCCCGGCGGGGAGCGGCTGCGCCGCCGCCTCGGCGAGCTGCCGATGTGGGACACCTGCCCCACGCCGTGCTGCGTGCCGGCCGCCCGGCGTCCCTGA
- a CDS encoding HAD-IIA family hydrolase, with translation MQDRKPVQSWLTDMDGVLVHEGQPVPGAPEFVKRLRASGKPFLVLTNNSIYTPRDLQARLVRMGLDVPEEAIWSSALATAQFLADQRPGGTAYVIGEAGLTTALHAVGYVLTDFAPDYVVLGETRTYSFEAITKAVRLINDGARFICTNPDVTGPSVEGALPAAGSVAAMISKATGVEPYFVGKPNPMMMRSALNTIEAHSESTAMIGDRMDTDILCGLEAGLETILVLTGISTRVEAERYPYRPSRIVDSVADLIDEI, from the coding sequence ATGCAGGACCGCAAGCCGGTGCAGAGCTGGCTCACCGACATGGACGGCGTGCTGGTGCACGAGGGCCAGCCCGTCCCCGGCGCGCCGGAGTTCGTCAAACGGCTGCGCGCCTCGGGCAAGCCGTTCCTGGTGCTGACCAACAACTCCATCTACACCCCGCGCGACCTCCAGGCCCGGCTGGTGCGGATGGGGCTGGACGTGCCGGAGGAGGCGATCTGGTCGTCCGCGCTGGCCACTGCGCAGTTCCTGGCCGACCAGCGGCCCGGCGGCACGGCGTACGTGATCGGCGAGGCCGGGCTGACCACGGCCCTGCACGCGGTCGGCTACGTGCTCACCGACTTCGCCCCGGACTACGTGGTGCTGGGGGAGACCCGCACCTACAGCTTCGAGGCGATCACCAAGGCGGTCCGGCTGATCAACGACGGGGCCCGGTTCATCTGCACCAACCCGGACGTCACCGGCCCCTCGGTGGAGGGCGCGCTGCCGGCCGCCGGCTCGGTGGCCGCGATGATCTCCAAGGCGACCGGGGTGGAGCCGTACTTCGTCGGCAAGCCCAACCCGATGATGATGCGGTCGGCGCTCAACACCATCGAGGCGCACTCGGAGAGCACCGCGATGATCGGTGACCGGATGGACACCGACATCCTCTGCGGGCTGGAGGCGGGGCTGGAGACGATCCTGGTGCTCACCGGGATCAGCACCCGGGTGGAGGCGGAGCGCTACCCGTACCGTCCCTCGCGCATCGTCGACTCCGTGGCCGACCTGATCGACGAGATCTGA
- a CDS encoding alpha/beta hydrolase: MGTVTSRDGTRIAYESAGSGPPVILVDAAGHYRANSPLGELADLLAAEFTVHRYDRRGRGDSTDTPPYAPEREVEDLAALIATVGGPASLYGYSSGCLVALHAAAAGLDVHRLALLEPALDPTEGSAAQRAFTTKLRELSGADAVTFFLTSVGVPPEMLAGMRGSPHWTAMVSVAHTLAYDSSLSEATTAGLLARVTTPALILGSAGSSDDLAGMAATAAALLPNAVHRTLPGEWHQVPASTLAPMVADFLR, from the coding sequence ATGGGGACGGTGACCTCGCGGGACGGCACCCGCATCGCGTACGAGAGCGCCGGCTCCGGGCCGCCGGTGATCCTCGTCGACGCCGCCGGCCACTACCGGGCCAACAGCCCGCTCGGCGAGTTGGCGGACCTGCTCGCCGCCGAGTTCACCGTGCACCGGTACGACCGCCGGGGGCGCGGTGACAGCACCGACACCCCGCCGTACGCGCCGGAACGCGAGGTGGAGGACCTCGCCGCGCTGATCGCCACGGTAGGGGGCCCCGCCTCGCTGTACGGGTACTCGTCCGGCTGCCTGGTCGCGCTGCACGCGGCGGCCGCCGGTCTCGACGTCCACCGGTTGGCCCTGCTGGAGCCCGCGCTCGACCCGACGGAGGGCTCGGCCGCGCAGCGGGCGTTCACGACGAAGCTGCGCGAGCTGTCCGGCGCGGACGCGGTCACCTTCTTCCTGACGTCCGTCGGAGTGCCGCCGGAGATGCTGGCCGGCATGCGCGGTTCGCCGCACTGGACGGCGATGGTGTCGGTGGCGCACACCCTGGCGTACGACAGCAGCCTCAGCGAGGCCACCACCGCCGGCCTGCTGGCCCGGGTCACGACACCGGCGCTGATCCTCGGCAGCGCCGGCAGCAGCGACGACCTCGCCGGCATGGCCGCCACCGCGGCGGCGCTGCTGCCGAACGCGGTGCACCGCACCCTGCCCGGCGAATGGCACCAGGTGCCGGCCTCGACCCTCGCGCCGATGGTGGCCGACTTCCTCCGCTGA